From Rhodococcus sp. B7740:
CAGTGTGACACCGGACTTCTCGGCCCACTGGCCTTCGAGGATGTGCAGATCGGTGCGGCACACGCCTGCCCCGCCGATCTTCACGATCACGTCGAGAGGGCCTCGAACCACGGGGATCGGTACCTCGGTCATCTCCAGATTCTTGTGATACCCGACCACCTGGACGGCGCGCATCGTGCTCATCGTGACTGCTCCTGTGTTGTGGTGTGCTGGACGGTGAGGGAGGTGAGGGGGATGAACGCGCCCTCCTCGCGAGGGACTTGCTGTTCTTCCGCGCCGGGGTAGCGAGTCTGCAGCAACCCACGACAGAAGTGCGCGTTGCCGTCGATCGAGACGCGGGTGGCGCGGGCGCGCCGCATCACCATCGTGAGATCACCGGTGTGTGGGCGACCGGTGTGGTCGACCAGAGCCGGAGCGGCCGGGTCGATTCTCAGCCCGAGTGCCTCGCGGCGGCGAAGCAGAGCGGTCGACGTGCGATCGTCCGCAAGATCCCCGAGAACCACTGCGGCCAAGTCGTTCTCGGTCGCACCGGGATTCGCTCGCAGCCACCCCTGGAGAGAACGTTCCATCGCCGCCACATACGCCTTGCGGCGGAACGTCGCGCGCAACTCCTCGAGGTCCTCCTCGGCTTCGTGGCCGAAGGTGCCTCGATATCCTGCGTCGGCGGCGAGGCCGGCGTTGATCTTGTCCGAGTCGTGGTGATCGTCCAGTTCGACGAGAACATGCTCGGTCCACGGCAGTGCCGTCAGCACGTCCTTCGCATCCCCCGACATGAGGTACGCGAAGTTCGGCGAGCAGAACGACGTGGGCAACCGCAGATGAACGTGGACGGTGCTCTCGTCGACCTCGAGGGATCGGACGAAGCCGAGATCGGTGATGGGCTCGTCCAATTCGGGATCCAGGACGACACCGAGGGCGGCGTAGGCCTCGTCCTTCCTGGTGGTCGTGGCAGTCGTCATCTCAGACCGCCGCGAGGTCGGCGCGCTCGGGCTGACGCGGTCCGGTCTCGGTCTCGTCGGCGTCGGGCAGCTGCAGCTCTGCAGGGACCTCGATGTCGTAGAGCTTGGCGGCGTTGAGTCCGAGCACCTTCTTCTTCTGCTCGAGCGTGATGGGAGCGTATTCGTCGAGGGACTCGTGGATCTGGAAGTCGACGAATCCTTCGACCAGCCACTTGGGCGTCCACAGTGCGTAGTCGGAGGAGAAGAAGATGCGGTCCTCGCCCAGCCAGTACAGCAGCTCACCCATGATCTGGCCGAAGTACTTTGGACGTGTGTGCATGAACGGAATGGCCACCGCGAGACCGGCGTACACGTTGGGTTCCTGGGTCGCGATCCAGCAGAAGTCCTCGAGCCGGGGCAGTCCGCAGTGCTCGACGACGAAGTTCAGATCGGTGAAGTCGGTGGCCACGTGGTCGACGTCCGCTACGTCGAACGCATCTCGATCGAGCGGACGGATGGTCGGTCCCTTGTGCACGTGGATGTTCTTGATGCCGACTTCGCGGCAGACCTCGAGGTAGCGCCGCGTCCAGTCGTCGTCGAGCTTGTAGCCGCGGGAATCGCCGTGCCACTCGGCGGTGTAGAGCTTGACGCCCTTGAGTCCGAAGCGCTCGGCGTCGGCTCGCAGCTGGTCGAGGCCACGTTCGCCGTTGCGCGGATCGAAGTGGTGGTTGTAGGTCAGCTTGTCCGGGTGCGCGGCGGCCAACGCCGACGCCTCCTCGGTCTGTCCGAACCCGTTGTTGTAGAACTCGCCGAGGTGGGCGGGCTGGAAGATGGCGTGATCGACGTAGCCGACCTCGAACAGGTCGTGCATCAGGCGCTCGCCACCCTGGTAGAGGTACTCGTCGTACGTCCACAGTTCGCTCTCGGGGGACAGGTTGCGGTGGTAGTCGTAGAAGCAGTCGATGAACTGCTTGCCGTGGATGTTGCGCTGGTTCTGCTCCCGCGCGTCCCACAGAGCGATGTGAGCGTCGACGATGAAGAACTTCTCGCCATTCTTGGTGTACATGCGGTGTGCCTCCCGGATGGTGCGATACGTGACGTGCGTCACGTCGTTATGGGAACGACGGTAGGTCCGAATCGAGCCGGCGTCGCGGCCTCGGCGTCTCAATTCGAGACGCTGCCCCGGCACAGATGGCGACATGCGAATGTAACCTGGATCACATGGCAGATTCCGGGGGTCTCTCGCGAGCCCGACTCCACTCGGAGCCGCTCGCTGCCGTCTCGCATCGGCTCCTCGCGTCCTGGCACCGAAGCCAGCGGTACGGGGTGTCGCTCGACGAGGTTGCTCCGGTCTTCTCGGGAACCTACGACGACGAGTCCCTGTTCTACCGATGCGGCCGCGAGGTGCTCAACGGGTTGCGCGACACGTTGGCGAACGAACCGGTGTCGATGATGCTCACCGACGCCGACGGTCTCGTGTTGGACCGAGTCAGCGCCGATCGCGATCTGCTGGCCGCGCTCGACCGTGTGCATCTGGCGCCCGGCTTCTCGTATGCGGAGGACCAGGCCGGTACCAACGGCCTGGCGCTGGCGCTGGCGGATCAGGTGCCCGCAGTGGTGAGGGCGGACGAACACTACTCGCTCTCGCTCGCCGGCTACACGTGCGCGGCTGCGCCGGTCCTCGATCCCCTCACCGGCAGGGTGGAGGGCTGCGTCAATCTGACCACCTGGTCGGAGTCGTCGTCGGATCTGCTTCTGGCCCTTGCGCAGTCGGCGGCAGGCAACACCTCGGCGATGATGCTCGCGCGGGCACAGGGTCAGCATCCACGGCCTGCTCCGCGCGGTGAGGTGTTCCGGGTCGAGACCGCTCACAGCGGGCCGGGATCGGGCATACTCGACGACCTTTCCCCTGGCTGGCGTAGTGCACTGGGGTCTGCGGAAGCTGCTCTGGCCGAACATGGTTCGATTCTCATGGTCGGTGAGCCGGGGTCGGGCCGGGCCACCGTGCTCGCTCGCGCACTGCGCGCGGCACGCCCGCGCGGCCGCATCCTCAGCGCCGGAGCACCGGCAGCCCGCGACGTCGACGCCTGGCTCGACCTCTGGACGCCCGAGCTGCCGAAACCCGATACGGCAGTGATCATCCGCGATGTCGACAGGCTTCCCGCGCGTGCAGCCGACGCCCTCGCCGAACTGATCCGCCGCGCCGGCCACGGCGTACCCGTCACCGTCACGGCGTCGAACTACGACGACGTGCCCCCGGCACTCGCGGGACTGCTGCGCACCGTGGTCGAGGTACCGCCGCTGCGAAACAGGCCCGACGACATCGCCCCGCTCGCCCTCCATCTGGCCGGTCGAGTACGCGGCCGCCAGGTCACGCTCACCCCGGCTGCCGAGCGAGCGCTGCGCGAACATCCGTGGCCGGGCAACGTCGGTGAGCTGGCCACGGTGATGCACAAGGCAGCCGTCCGCGCCGACGTCATCGGAGTCCACCATCTACCGCCGGAGGTGCTCTCGCGCACCACCCATCGGCTCACGCGCATCGAGACGTTCGAGCGCGACGAGATGATCCGCGTGCTCTCTCGCCCCGGCATCACCATGAACGACGCGGTCGAGGAACTCGGGATGAGTCGAGCGACCATCTATCGCAAACGCGACCGATACGGCATCACGCTTCGTTCCTGATCGCTTACCCTCGACCTCATGGCCAGTAGCTCTCCGTCGATCGAGTTACCGGTCGGTGACCGCATCGTCCGCATCTCCAACCCCGAGCGTGTGTACTTCCCCGAAAGCGGAGCCACCAAGCTGGATTTGGTGAACTACTACCTGAGCGTGGGCGACGGCATCGTGCGGGCGCTTCGGGAGCGCCCGTGCATGATGCATCGCTTTCCCAAGGGACTGGCCGGTGACAAGGTGCACCAGAAGCGGGTGCCGAACGGCGCGCCGCCGTGGCTCGAGACCGTGCAGGTGACGTTTCCCCGCTACAACCGCACCGCGGACGAGCTGTGCGTGACCGAACTGGCGCACGTGGCCTGGGCGGTGCAGATGTCGACCGTGGAGTTCCATCCGTGGAACAGCCGCCGCGCCGACGTCGAGATGCCCGACGAGTGGCGCATCGACCTCGATCCGATGCCCGACTGTTCCTTCGACCGGGTCCGACGTGTC
This genomic window contains:
- a CDS encoding iron-sulfur cluster assembly protein, with translation MTTATTTRKDEAYAALGVVLDPELDEPITDLGFVRSLEVDESTVHVHLRLPTSFCSPNFAYLMSGDAKDVLTALPWTEHVLVELDDHHDSDKINAGLAADAGYRGTFGHEAEEDLEELRATFRRKAYVAAMERSLQGWLRANPGATENDLAAVVLGDLADDRTSTALLRRREALGLRIDPAAPALVDHTGRPHTGDLTMVMRRARATRVSIDGNAHFCRGLLQTRYPGAEEQQVPREEGAFIPLTSLTVQHTTTQEQSR
- a CDS encoding amidohydrolase family protein — translated: MYTKNGEKFFIVDAHIALWDAREQNQRNIHGKQFIDCFYDYHRNLSPESELWTYDEYLYQGGERLMHDLFEVGYVDHAIFQPAHLGEFYNNGFGQTEEASALAAAHPDKLTYNHHFDPRNGERGLDQLRADAERFGLKGVKLYTAEWHGDSRGYKLDDDWTRRYLEVCREVGIKNIHVHKGPTIRPLDRDAFDVADVDHVATDFTDLNFVVEHCGLPRLEDFCWIATQEPNVYAGLAVAIPFMHTRPKYFGQIMGELLYWLGEDRIFFSSDYALWTPKWLVEGFVDFQIHESLDEYAPITLEQKKKVLGLNAAKLYDIEVPAELQLPDADETETGPRQPERADLAAV
- a CDS encoding GAF domain-containing protein, coding for MADSGGLSRARLHSEPLAAVSHRLLASWHRSQRYGVSLDEVAPVFSGTYDDESLFYRCGREVLNGLRDTLANEPVSMMLTDADGLVLDRVSADRDLLAALDRVHLAPGFSYAEDQAGTNGLALALADQVPAVVRADEHYSLSLAGYTCAAAPVLDPLTGRVEGCVNLTTWSESSSDLLLALAQSAAGNTSAMMLARAQGQHPRPAPRGEVFRVETAHSGPGSGILDDLSPGWRSALGSAEAALAEHGSILMVGEPGSGRATVLARALRAARPRGRILSAGAPAARDVDAWLDLWTPELPKPDTAVIIRDVDRLPARAADALAELIRRAGHGVPVTVTASNYDDVPPALAGLLRTVVEVPPLRNRPDDIAPLALHLAGRVRGRQVTLTPAAERALREHPWPGNVGELATVMHKAAVRADVIGVHHLPPEVLSRTTHRLTRIETFERDEMIRVLSRPGITMNDAVEELGMSRATIYRKRDRYGITLRS